One part of the Arthrobacter sp. EM1 genome encodes these proteins:
- a CDS encoding solute carrier family 23 protein — protein MSMLGTKWKLHGNGRSVRPGEVVKPDERLAWPLTIGIGMQHVVAMFGATFLVPIITGMPPATTLFFSGIGTLLFLVITRGQVPSYLGSSFAFIAPIMASQQQYGVAGALGGVVLAGAGLAIIGAVVQKFGAGWINRLMPPIVTGAIVGLIGLNLAPAAKNNFDAAPITALITLATIIVVSVFFRGILGRLSILVGVVLGYFVAMIRGEVDFAKMDSAAWVGLPYFQTPEFHLGVVGLFVPVVLVLVAENIGHVKSVSAMTGQNLDGVSGRALMADGAATVLAGFGGGSGTTTYAENIGVMAATKVYSTAAYWVAGLFAVVLSFSPKFGELIATVPAGVLGGAATMLYGMIGVLGVKIWVQNKVNFANPVNLTTAAVALIVGIADYTWTIGDLKFTGIALGSAAALVIYHGMKAIATARGTVAEPETETVAPAAATPGRRAPKKRR, from the coding sequence ATGAGCATGCTCGGTACCAAATGGAAGCTCCACGGCAACGGCAGGTCGGTCCGCCCCGGTGAGGTTGTGAAGCCCGATGAGCGCCTGGCCTGGCCGCTGACCATCGGGATCGGGATGCAGCACGTCGTCGCCATGTTCGGTGCCACCTTCCTCGTCCCGATCATCACGGGCATGCCGCCGGCCACCACCCTGTTCTTCTCCGGTATCGGCACCCTGCTGTTCCTGGTTATTACCAGGGGCCAGGTGCCGAGCTACCTCGGGTCCAGTTTCGCCTTTATCGCGCCGATCATGGCCTCCCAGCAGCAGTACGGCGTTGCCGGCGCCCTCGGCGGCGTGGTGCTGGCCGGAGCCGGGCTGGCCATCATCGGCGCCGTGGTGCAGAAGTTCGGTGCCGGCTGGATCAACCGGCTGATGCCGCCCATCGTGACGGGCGCCATCGTGGGTCTGATCGGCCTCAACCTCGCGCCCGCAGCGAAGAACAACTTCGATGCGGCCCCCATCACCGCCCTCATCACGCTGGCCACGATCATCGTCGTCAGCGTCTTTTTCCGCGGCATCCTGGGCCGGCTGAGCATCCTGGTCGGCGTAGTGCTCGGCTACTTCGTGGCGATGATCCGCGGCGAAGTGGACTTCGCCAAGATGGACTCCGCTGCCTGGGTGGGGCTGCCGTACTTCCAGACCCCGGAATTCCACCTCGGTGTGGTGGGCTTGTTCGTGCCGGTGGTCCTGGTGCTCGTAGCGGAGAACATCGGCCACGTGAAGTCCGTGTCCGCGATGACCGGCCAGAACCTCGACGGCGTCTCCGGGCGTGCGCTGATGGCCGACGGCGCTGCCACTGTGCTTGCTGGCTTCGGCGGCGGCTCCGGAACCACCACCTACGCGGAAAACATCGGCGTGATGGCCGCCACCAAGGTCTATTCGACGGCGGCCTACTGGGTGGCGGGCCTTTTCGCAGTCGTGTTGAGCTTCTCACCGAAGTTCGGCGAACTCATCGCCACCGTCCCGGCGGGCGTGCTGGGCGGGGCGGCGACGATGCTCTATGGCATGATCGGCGTCCTCGGGGTCAAGATCTGGGTGCAGAACAAGGTTAACTTCGCCAACCCGGTAAACCTGACCACGGCCGCCGTCGCGCTCATCGTCGGGATCGCCGACTACACCTGGACCATTGGCGACCTGAAATTCACCGGCATCGCCCTCGGCTCCGCCGCGGCCCTCGTGATCTACCACGGCATGAAGGCCATCGCAACGGCCCGGGGTACCGTTGCCGAGCCCGAAACCGAGACTGTGGCCCCCGCCGCGGCGACGCCGGGCAGGCGCGCGCCGAAGAAGCGCCGCTAA
- a CDS encoding aldehyde dehydrogenase family protein, with product MDPTIWDGKIFTGSWTLSDSGDTAVVEPATGKELGRIGTASADDVDAACKAAAAAQPAWAETSFEERAAVLRRAGMLFEQHADEIHEWIIREAGSILPKAQLETHTAAQECFEASALPSRGQGELLAAADPERLSFSRRVPVGVVGVIAPFNVPLILAIRAVAPALALGNAVVLKPDMRTAVAGGVSIARVFEEAGLPAGVLQMLPGGAEAGASLVANRETRVIAFTGSTAAGRRVGASAAEHLKRAHLELGGNNAMIVLADADVELAASNGAWGSFLHQGQICMTAGRHIVHESIADEYVALLAEKARQLTVGDPFTEQVALGPIIDVKQRDNIHRLVTDSVAGGATLLAGGTFDGLFYAPTVLDGVRPDTPVFCSEVFGPVAPVIRFSTVEEAVELAKDSEYGLSVSIITSDAMSAWSIARHIPSGLVHINDQTVGDEAHIPFGGVRNSGTGGRIGGAEANLESFTENQWVTMQAKPARYPF from the coding sequence ATGGACCCCACAATCTGGGACGGCAAAATCTTTACCGGAAGCTGGACGCTTTCGGACAGCGGCGACACTGCCGTTGTTGAACCGGCCACGGGCAAGGAGCTGGGGCGCATCGGCACCGCGTCGGCCGACGACGTCGACGCAGCCTGCAAGGCGGCTGCCGCCGCCCAGCCAGCATGGGCTGAAACCAGCTTCGAAGAGCGCGCAGCGGTCCTGCGGCGTGCAGGCATGTTGTTCGAACAACACGCCGACGAGATCCACGAGTGGATTATCCGTGAGGCAGGCTCGATCCTGCCGAAGGCCCAGCTGGAAACCCATACCGCGGCGCAGGAGTGCTTTGAGGCCTCAGCCCTTCCCTCCAGGGGCCAGGGCGAGCTGCTTGCGGCCGCAGATCCCGAGCGGCTCAGCTTCAGCCGGCGGGTTCCGGTCGGCGTCGTCGGGGTGATCGCACCGTTCAACGTTCCGCTGATCCTGGCCATCCGGGCCGTGGCCCCCGCGCTGGCCCTCGGAAACGCCGTGGTGCTAAAACCGGACATGCGGACTGCCGTGGCCGGCGGCGTATCGATCGCCCGGGTCTTCGAGGAGGCGGGCTTGCCGGCCGGAGTCCTGCAGATGCTGCCGGGAGGAGCGGAGGCCGGCGCTTCGCTGGTGGCCAATCGGGAAACCCGCGTCATCGCATTCACCGGTTCAACGGCCGCGGGCCGCCGCGTCGGGGCCTCGGCTGCCGAGCATCTCAAGCGGGCGCACCTCGAACTCGGCGGCAACAACGCGATGATCGTCCTAGCCGATGCCGATGTGGAACTGGCGGCCTCCAACGGCGCCTGGGGCTCTTTCCTCCACCAAGGCCAGATCTGCATGACGGCCGGACGCCATATCGTGCACGAATCCATCGCGGACGAGTATGTGGCGCTGCTTGCCGAGAAAGCCAGGCAACTCACTGTGGGCGATCCCTTCACCGAACAGGTGGCTCTGGGCCCGATCATTGACGTGAAACAGCGGGACAACATCCATCGGCTGGTCACCGACAGCGTGGCCGGCGGCGCCACGCTGCTTGCGGGCGGCACCTTCGACGGGTTGTTCTATGCGCCCACCGTGCTGGACGGGGTGCGTCCGGATACGCCCGTGTTCTGCTCGGAAGTCTTCGGACCGGTGGCGCCCGTGATTCGCTTCAGCACGGTTGAGGAAGCCGTGGAGTTGGCCAAGGATTCCGAATACGGGCTCTCGGTCAGCATCATAACTTCCGACGCGATGAGTGCTTGGAGCATCGCACGGCACATCCCGTCCGGGCTGGTCCACATCAACGACCAGACCGTTGGCGATGAAGCCCACATTCCCTTCGGCGGTGTCCGCAATTCCGGGACCGGCGGTCGGATCGGCGGCGCCGAGGCCAACCTGGAATCGTTCACCGAAAACCAGTGGGTCACCATGCAGGCCAAGCCTGCCCGGTACCCCTTCTAA
- a CDS encoding HAD family hydrolase, with translation MRLVASDIDGTILGHDGKISDRTVRAFHACREAGIELVFVTGRPPRWLHPLEEQLGHTGTVICSNGAVVWDLEANRLLSARALQLDAVFETRRIIRRLRPSAFFAAETLTGFHLEPGFLDDGASRLLAEVTPAPLHSTLTAGDSVVKFLAIVREGSADDFLAEVTPAVAHLAAATHSAPNMALLELSLPGVNKAVTLAEYASSLGVGAADVVAFGDMPNDIEMLRWAGDGYAMASGHPEAIRAAGQQAPHFDDDGVAQILEGKLAGLGLLRP, from the coding sequence ATGCGGCTGGTAGCAAGTGACATTGACGGAACGATCCTTGGCCATGACGGGAAAATCAGTGACCGGACCGTCCGTGCGTTCCATGCCTGCCGGGAAGCAGGCATCGAACTGGTCTTCGTTACGGGACGTCCGCCGCGCTGGCTGCACCCCCTCGAGGAACAGCTGGGCCACACCGGCACGGTGATCTGTTCCAACGGAGCTGTGGTCTGGGATCTCGAAGCAAACCGGTTGCTCTCGGCCCGGGCCCTCCAGCTGGACGCCGTGTTCGAGACCCGCCGCATCATCCGGCGGCTGCGCCCTTCGGCATTTTTTGCCGCCGAAACCCTGACCGGTTTCCATCTGGAACCGGGATTCCTCGACGACGGCGCCAGCCGGCTGCTGGCCGAGGTCACCCCCGCACCGTTGCACAGCACGCTGACCGCCGGGGACTCCGTCGTGAAGTTCCTGGCCATTGTCCGGGAGGGCAGCGCCGATGATTTCCTGGCCGAGGTGACTCCCGCCGTCGCCCATCTCGCAGCCGCGACGCACTCCGCGCCGAACATGGCGTTGCTGGAACTATCGCTTCCCGGCGTCAACAAAGCCGTGACGCTCGCCGAATACGCGTCTTCCCTCGGCGTCGGCGCCGCCGACGTGGTGGCGTTCGGTGACATGCCCAATGACATCGAAATGCTTCGCTGGGCCGGGGACGGCTACGCGATGGCCAGCGGCCACCCCGAGGCCATCCGCGCCGCCGGACAGCAGGCGCCGCACTTCGACGACGACGGCGTCGCGCAGATTCTCGAGGGTAAGCTCGCCGGGCTCGGCCTCCTGCGCCCTTGA
- a CDS encoding glycerophosphodiester phosphodiesterase, with protein sequence MAHRGFSRDGLENSMAAFRAAVDLGFRYLETDVHTTADGVLLLFHDETLDRVTDGRGRISELPAATVALARIGGAEPIPLFEELATAFPEVRFNLDVKDWTSVDPLVAVIERFGLHERVLIASFSDRRRRAVLRQLSRPAAGSAGMVSNALFVLLGPVLPAAVMAAVTRRTLQGVHALQVPASYGAVTVVTPGFVRRAHRHGLQVHVWTINDPAEMHRLLDLGVDGIVTDRADLLKEVLQERGCWA encoded by the coding sequence ATGGCGCACCGCGGTTTCTCCCGGGACGGCCTGGAAAACTCCATGGCCGCGTTCCGCGCCGCCGTCGACCTCGGGTTCCGCTATCTGGAGACGGATGTGCACACCACCGCCGACGGTGTCCTGCTGTTGTTCCACGACGAAACCCTGGACCGGGTCACGGATGGCCGCGGCCGGATCTCGGAACTCCCGGCGGCTACCGTCGCGCTCGCCAGAATCGGCGGCGCGGAGCCTATTCCGTTGTTTGAGGAGCTCGCCACCGCCTTCCCGGAGGTCCGGTTCAACCTGGACGTCAAAGACTGGACCTCGGTGGACCCCCTCGTGGCGGTGATCGAACGGTTCGGCCTGCACGAGCGTGTACTGATCGCCAGTTTCTCGGACCGCCGGCGCCGCGCCGTGCTCAGGCAGCTGAGCCGTCCTGCGGCTGGTTCGGCCGGCATGGTATCCAACGCCCTCTTTGTCCTGCTGGGACCTGTGCTCCCGGCCGCGGTCATGGCCGCTGTAACGCGCCGGACGCTGCAGGGGGTCCACGCGCTGCAGGTTCCGGCCAGTTACGGTGCCGTGACCGTCGTGACCCCTGGCTTCGTCCGGCGCGCCCACCGTCACGGCTTGCAGGTCCATGTCTGGACCATCAACGACCCCGCGGAAATGCACCGGCTGCTGGACCTGGGGGTGGACGGGATTGTCACCGACCGTGCTGACCTGCTCAAGGAAGTCCTGCAGGAACGTGGGTGCTGGGCTTAG
- a CDS encoding aromatic ring-hydroxylating dioxygenase subunit alpha — protein MTMTAMMQSVSSTTNKVLGYPLNAWYVAAWDHEVTRKPMPRRIADRPLALYRTEDGKAVALADACWHRLAPLSMGKTLAKDQIQCPYHGIIYDSAGRCVSMPAQETINPSATVPSFPVIERYRYIWVWLGDPTRADPGLIPDMHQMSSDGWAGDGETIFAPCNYQLVLDNLMDLTHEEFVHSSSIGQDELSESDFVVTQDGNTVTVSRWMLDIDAPPFWLKNMRDKFPGFEGRVDRWQIITFQSPSTINIDVGVAKAGTGAPEGDRSQGVNGFVMNTISPESAKTCHYFWAFMRNYRLESQLITTQLRDGVHGVFGEDEAMLKAQQEAIDANPDYEFYNLNIDAGGMWVRRLIERQLAAEGRLIPTT, from the coding sequence ATGACCATGACGGCAATGATGCAGTCTGTGAGCTCGACGACGAACAAGGTGCTGGGCTATCCGCTGAACGCCTGGTACGTGGCCGCGTGGGACCACGAGGTCACCAGGAAGCCAATGCCGCGCCGGATCGCCGACCGGCCGCTGGCCCTGTACCGCACCGAGGATGGCAAGGCAGTGGCCCTCGCGGACGCGTGCTGGCACCGTCTGGCCCCGCTGTCAATGGGCAAGACCCTGGCGAAGGACCAGATCCAGTGCCCCTACCACGGCATCATCTACGACTCCGCGGGCCGCTGCGTGTCGATGCCGGCCCAGGAAACCATTAACCCGAGTGCGACAGTGCCCTCGTTTCCGGTGATTGAACGGTACCGCTACATCTGGGTTTGGCTGGGTGACCCCACCCGGGCCGATCCGGGTCTTATCCCCGACATGCACCAGATGAGTTCCGACGGCTGGGCCGGCGACGGCGAGACGATCTTCGCCCCCTGCAACTACCAGTTGGTGCTTGATAACCTGATGGACCTCACCCACGAGGAGTTCGTCCATTCCTCGTCCATCGGCCAGGACGAATTAAGCGAATCTGACTTCGTCGTCACGCAGGACGGCAACACGGTCACGGTCTCCCGCTGGATGCTCGATATTGACGCCCCGCCGTTTTGGCTCAAGAACATGCGGGACAAGTTCCCGGGCTTCGAAGGCCGGGTGGACCGCTGGCAGATCATTACCTTCCAGTCGCCGTCGACAATCAACATCGACGTGGGCGTCGCCAAGGCGGGTACCGGGGCGCCCGAAGGTGACCGCAGCCAGGGCGTAAACGGCTTCGTGATGAATACCATCTCGCCGGAAAGTGCCAAGACCTGCCACTACTTTTGGGCCTTTATGCGCAACTACCGGCTGGAAAGCCAGCTCATCACCACCCAGCTGCGCGACGGCGTCCACGGCGTCTTTGGCGAGGACGAAGCCATGCTCAAGGCACAGCAGGAAGCAATCGATGCAAATCCGGATTACGAGTTCTACAACCTGAACATCGACGCCGGCGGGATGTGGGTCCGTCGCCTGATCGAGCGCCAGCTGGCCGCCGAGGGCCGGCTCATCCCGACCACCTGA
- a CDS encoding glycerate kinase, whose translation MRILIAPDKFKGSLTAAEAASAIAEGALRVYPDAEAVQFPVADGGEGTLEAAVAAGYEERLNAVVGPILAPVGAAWALRKDAFGGAAAVIETAQASGLAHMAPTPSNALRAHSYGCGQLIAAALDAGATEIVLGLGGSAMTDGGSGALRALGLKPLDDAGNVVPLGGGSLADVTVLDVSGLDPRLAAVTFRIAVDVQNPLFGNDGAAHVFGPQKGADADAVELLDAGLRNWASILRQATGRDVNVPGAGAAGGFPASFLAFGNAALEGGFALVAGLTGLAGKLADADLVITGEGSLDSQSLTGKAPIALADAAQRLGIPVIVVAGRILVTPEDLARHGVVAAAQLLDIAASPEDAVANAAKYLAWATSQVLEGA comes from the coding sequence ATGCGCATCCTGATCGCCCCGGACAAGTTCAAAGGCTCCCTGACGGCCGCCGAAGCCGCCTCTGCCATCGCCGAAGGTGCTTTGCGCGTCTATCCGGACGCCGAAGCCGTCCAGTTCCCGGTCGCTGACGGCGGCGAAGGAACCCTTGAGGCGGCCGTCGCCGCGGGGTACGAGGAACGGCTGAACGCCGTCGTCGGGCCGATCCTGGCACCCGTTGGAGCAGCCTGGGCACTCCGAAAGGACGCTTTCGGCGGTGCCGCAGCCGTGATCGAAACCGCGCAGGCCTCCGGCCTGGCACACATGGCGCCGACCCCGTCCAACGCGCTGCGCGCGCACAGCTACGGCTGCGGCCAGCTAATAGCCGCAGCCCTCGACGCCGGCGCCACCGAGATAGTGCTGGGCCTGGGCGGTTCGGCGATGACCGACGGCGGCAGCGGTGCGCTGCGCGCGCTGGGCCTCAAACCGCTGGACGACGCCGGAAATGTGGTGCCGCTCGGCGGCGGCTCGCTCGCGGACGTGACAGTGCTCGATGTCAGCGGCCTGGATCCCAGGCTGGCCGCTGTGACGTTCCGGATCGCCGTCGACGTGCAGAATCCGCTGTTCGGCAACGACGGGGCAGCCCACGTGTTCGGTCCGCAGAAGGGCGCGGATGCCGACGCCGTGGAGTTGCTCGACGCCGGGCTGCGCAATTGGGCCTCGATCCTGCGCCAGGCCACCGGACGGGACGTCAATGTTCCCGGGGCCGGGGCCGCGGGGGGCTTCCCCGCGTCATTCCTGGCCTTTGGCAACGCCGCATTGGAAGGCGGGTTCGCCCTGGTCGCCGGGCTCACCGGACTCGCCGGAAAGCTCGCCGACGCGGACCTGGTGATCACCGGCGAGGGCTCACTCGATTCGCAGTCGCTGACCGGCAAGGCGCCGATTGCGCTCGCCGACGCCGCACAGCGCCTCGGCATCCCGGTGATTGTGGTCGCGGGGCGGATCCTGGTCACACCCGAGGACCTGGCCCGGCACGGTGTTGTGGCGGCTGCTCAGCTGCTCGATATCGCCGCCAGCCCGGAGGACGCCGTCGCAAACGCCGCGAAGTACCTTGCCTGGGCCACCAGCCAGGTGCTTGAAGGGGCCTAA
- a CDS encoding DUF6328 family protein: protein MTDRPSMRAPGPEPSSGLAAQVHRTESAIEKLDRNWLELLQELRVLQTGVQLLAGFLLTLPFQARFETLDRFQTSLYLANVSLAALTTALILLPVSVHRRLFRQHLRAALVSNADKIAKVALSGIGLLSVGTTALIFDVTAGRAAGLTAGAVLLAVLFILLVIVPRRLRRHAEEGRMR from the coding sequence GTGACCGATCGACCGTCCATGCGTGCGCCGGGGCCGGAGCCGTCGTCAGGCCTGGCCGCGCAGGTGCACCGGACCGAATCCGCCATCGAGAAGCTCGACCGCAACTGGTTGGAGTTGCTCCAGGAATTGCGGGTGCTGCAGACCGGCGTGCAGCTCCTCGCCGGTTTTCTGCTGACCCTGCCATTTCAGGCCAGGTTTGAGACATTGGACAGGTTCCAGACGTCCCTCTATCTTGCCAACGTGTCGCTGGCCGCCCTCACCACAGCCCTGATCCTCTTGCCCGTGAGCGTGCACCGGCGCCTGTTTCGGCAGCATCTCCGGGCCGCCCTCGTGTCCAATGCGGACAAGATCGCCAAAGTTGCCCTCTCCGGCATCGGACTGCTCAGCGTCGGCACCACCGCCCTGATTTTCGATGTCACGGCGGGCCGGGCGGCGGGGCTCACTGCCGGGGCGGTGCTGCTTGCAGTGTTGTTTATCCTCTTGGTCATCGTGCCCAGGAGGCTGCGCCGGCACGCCGAAGAAGGCAGAATGAGATAG
- a CDS encoding PDR/VanB family oxidoreductase, which yields MAATNTEVWQAGTVVEAESLTAQTRRLVIAPALPRRAEPGTHIDVMVTINGERQKRSYSVVDSSEDGQQLAISVFLSPQSRGGAVFMQELQVGDRLEITQPLQNFPLRVGAPRYVLLAGGIGITAMVNMARVLRNIKAEYVLVYAGRSRAAMAYLPQLEELHGGALRVHVDDEGTALNVDELLAGVDPESELYMCGPIRLMDAVKRGWQALGLSLPNLRYETFGNSGWFDPEEFVVRVPRLGVEATVGAGKSMLEALEDAGVDVMFDCRKGECGLCEVRLLGVQGTIDHRDVFYSERQQHAAAKMCCCVSRAVSSDTGARSAAATERAVISIDL from the coding sequence ATGGCAGCAACAAACACAGAAGTCTGGCAGGCGGGCACCGTCGTCGAGGCGGAGTCCCTTACCGCGCAGACCAGGCGCCTGGTCATCGCGCCGGCCCTGCCCAGGAGGGCGGAGCCCGGCACGCACATTGACGTGATGGTGACAATAAACGGTGAACGCCAGAAGCGCTCATACTCCGTCGTGGATTCCAGCGAGGACGGGCAGCAGTTGGCCATCAGCGTCTTCCTGTCCCCGCAATCCCGGGGCGGGGCGGTCTTTATGCAGGAACTCCAGGTCGGGGACCGGCTGGAGATCACGCAGCCGCTGCAGAATTTTCCGCTCCGGGTCGGTGCGCCGCGGTATGTCCTGCTGGCCGGCGGCATCGGTATTACCGCGATGGTCAATATGGCCCGGGTCCTGAGGAACATCAAGGCCGAGTACGTCCTGGTCTATGCAGGACGCAGCCGCGCTGCCATGGCCTACCTGCCGCAGCTCGAGGAGCTCCACGGCGGGGCCCTTCGCGTGCACGTGGACGATGAGGGCACGGCGCTGAACGTCGATGAGCTGTTGGCCGGGGTGGACCCGGAGTCGGAGCTTTATATGTGCGGGCCGATTCGGCTGATGGATGCCGTGAAACGCGGCTGGCAAGCGCTCGGACTCAGCCTGCCGAACCTGCGGTACGAGACCTTCGGCAACAGCGGCTGGTTTGACCCGGAGGAATTTGTGGTCCGGGTCCCCCGCCTGGGGGTGGAGGCAACCGTCGGCGCCGGCAAGTCCATGCTGGAAGCCCTTGAGGATGCCGGCGTCGACGTGATGTTCGACTGCCGCAAAGGCGAATGCGGGCTCTGTGAAGTCCGGCTTCTTGGTGTCCAGGGCACCATCGACCACCGGGACGTCTTCTACAGTGAGCGCCAGCAGCACGCCGCGGCGAAGATGTGCTGCTGCGTCTCACGGGCAGTCAGCTCCGACACCGGAGCCCGTTCTGCGGCCGCCACCGAACGCGCCGTGATTTCCATCGACCTCTAG